The nucleotide sequence CGGGTACCTGGCCTTCGACGCCGCCGGCGAGCTGCTGGTCCCGCTCCGTACCTGGCAGAACACCAGCACCGGCAAGGCGGCCGGGGAGCTGACGCAGCTGTTCCAGCACAACATCCCGCAGCGGTGGAGCATCGCGCACCTCTACCAGGCCGTCCTGAACGGCGAGGCGCACGTCGGGCAGGTCGCTCACTTCACCACGCTCGCCGGCTATGTCCACTGGAAGCTCACCGGTGAGAGGGTGCTGGGCGTCGGCGACGCGTCGGGCATGTTCCCGATCGACGTGGCCACCGGCCAGTTCGACACGGGCATGATCGCGCAGTTCGACGAGTTGGTCGCCGGCCGCGGCTACGGCTGGAAGCTCGCCGATCTGCTCCCCACCGTGCTGCCCGCCGGCACCCAGGCCGGTGCGCTGACCGCCGACGGCGCGTTGCTGCTCGACCCGACCGGCGCCCTGCAGCCGGGTATCCCGTTCGCGCCCGCCGAGGGCGACGCCGGCACGGGCATGGTCGCCACGAACTCCGTCGCCCGCCGCACCGCCAACGTGTCGGCCGGCACGTCGATCTTCGCGATGGTCGTCCTCGAGGGCCCGCTGAAGGCGCTGCACGAGGAGATCGATCTGGTCACCACCCCGGCCGGCGATCTGGTCGGCATGGCGCACTGCAACAACGGCACGATCGATCTGAGCGCGTGGGTGTCGCTGTTCGGGGAGGTCGCGGCGGCGCTGGGGGCCACGGTCGACACGAACACGCTGTTCGAGTCGCTGTACCGTTCCGCGCTGACCGGCGACGCCGACGGCGGCGGGATGCTGGCCTACAACTTCCTGGCCGGCGAGCACGGCGTCGGCCTGGAGGCCGGGCGGCCGTTGTTCGTGCGCAGCCCGGAGAGCACGTTCACGCTGGCGAACTTCATGCGCACGCACCTGTTCGCGTCGCTCGGCGCGCTGCGCGTCGGGATGGATGTCCTCCTGAAGGACGAGGGCGTGCAGCTGGATTCGATGTTCGCGCACGGTGGCCTGTTCAAGACGAAGGGTGTCGCGCAGGGTTTCCTGGCCGCGGCGATGGACACGCCGGTGTCCGTCGGCGACCTGGCCGGGGAGGGCGGCGCGTGGGGTATGGCGCTGCTCGCGTCCTTCCTCCGTGCGGGCGGCGGTGACCTGACCGGCT is from Tessaracoccus palaemonis and encodes:
- a CDS encoding xylulokinase gives rise to the protein MEDLSVARDAITSGNTALGIEFGSTRIKAVLIGPDQQPLATGGHEWRSKLENGHWTYDLDAVWSGVQAAYAELAAAVREDHGVELTTVGAMGFSAMMHGYLAFDAAGELLVPLRTWQNTSTGKAAGELTQLFQHNIPQRWSIAHLYQAVLNGEAHVGQVAHFTTLAGYVHWKLTGERVLGVGDASGMFPIDVATGQFDTGMIAQFDELVAGRGYGWKLADLLPTVLPAGTQAGALTADGALLLDPTGALQPGIPFAPAEGDAGTGMVATNSVARRTANVSAGTSIFAMVVLEGPLKALHEEIDLVTTPAGDLVGMAHCNNGTIDLSAWVSLFGEVAAALGATVDTNTLFESLYRSALTGDADGGGMLAYNFLAGEHGVGLEAGRPLFVRSPESTFTLANFMRTHLFASLGALRVGMDVLLKDEGVQLDSMFAHGGLFKTKGVAQGFLAAAMDTPVSVGDLAGEGGAWGMALLASFLRAGGGDLTGWLADEVFAGAEVETMEPVPADVAGFDTFMERFRAGLAIERAAVDGLN